In one window of Haloimpatiens sp. FM7315 DNA:
- a CDS encoding FAD-dependent oxidoreductase, whose amino-acid sequence MEENYELIVENLLNNFAQWYKDEDEFKSGEMSKNLYPYKNLFSPIQINNVKIKNRIVMAPMGNISMCEETGRPSIKMIQYFIERAKGGAGLITSGLIPISQNIDPSVLEKGDKSCFPRIDSSRTVLSGWRDLVEGVHAHGSKFFIQLTPGLGRVGSPECLVNKGKLPVSASWNPDFYLPAVKCRPLFDRQCNKIIKNLGKAASDSKAMHIDGVYLHGHEGYLLEQMTNPAFNRRKVGKFSNWQTFGLELVKEIRNKCGSKYPIMYRIDLSLVLNYTYGNKMNDVKVLKKFKNERTIEMTLDYMKNLVKAGVDIFDVDLGCYDNWWLPHPPGPMPPGCFLLISNIVKDYFNKNNIKANTGLNVPIVAVGKLGYPDLCEKALSEEKCDMVMLGRPLLADPYWPQKAYMGKVDEIRPCIGDQEGCFNEFVEGGHPQCAVNPCTGFEDVFCINKMPLSSNPKKVAVIGAGPAGVMCACTAAKKGHSVTLFEKEDKIGGMLLKGGVPKIKFDVKNYIKYLQKQIEIMQGKNNLQLNLGNEVKAEDLKEAGFDVIICALGTKQIKLNIPGIDKSNVVYAVDLLKNPSIAENAKKVVVIGGGVVGCETAYFLRSEMNKEVKIVEMLPQFMKGVFTANRGFLIHYLEKMHVDLINLARVKSIDENKVTIIRNVSKTVPDPYVTWTPILPDNIKNPFEKKIKVEEKEFIIEADLVVLAAGVRPNDDLYYKCKEIMASKEVYNIGDSSFPGRVFEAVKSGYRVGRNL is encoded by the coding sequence ATGGAAGAAAATTATGAATTAATAGTGGAGAATTTACTTAATAATTTTGCTCAGTGGTATAAAGATGAAGATGAATTTAAATCTGGGGAAATGAGTAAAAACTTATATCCCTATAAAAATTTATTTTCACCTATTCAAATAAACAATGTAAAAATAAAAAATAGAATTGTAATGGCGCCTATGGGAAATATCTCTATGTGTGAGGAAACAGGAAGACCAAGTATAAAAATGATTCAGTATTTTATTGAAAGAGCTAAGGGCGGAGCTGGGCTTATTACCTCTGGTCTTATACCTATAAGCCAAAACATAGATCCTTCTGTTTTAGAAAAGGGAGATAAGTCTTGTTTCCCAAGGATTGATAGTTCTAGAACTGTGCTTTCTGGTTGGAGAGATTTAGTAGAAGGTGTACATGCCCATGGTTCAAAATTTTTCATACAACTAACCCCTGGTCTTGGAAGAGTTGGATCTCCTGAGTGTTTAGTGAATAAAGGTAAACTACCTGTATCAGCTTCTTGGAATCCAGATTTTTATCTTCCAGCTGTTAAGTGTAGGCCACTTTTCGATAGACAGTGTAATAAGATAATTAAAAATTTGGGAAAGGCAGCTTCAGACAGTAAGGCTATGCATATTGATGGAGTTTATCTTCATGGCCATGAGGGATATCTTTTAGAGCAGATGACTAACCCTGCATTTAATAGAAGAAAAGTAGGAAAATTCTCTAATTGGCAAACTTTTGGATTAGAGCTTGTGAAAGAAATAAGAAATAAATGTGGAAGTAAATATCCTATAATGTATAGGATTGATTTATCCCTTGTGCTTAATTATACCTATGGAAATAAAATGAATGATGTTAAAGTTCTAAAGAAGTTTAAAAATGAAAGAACTATAGAGATGACTTTAGACTATATGAAAAATCTAGTAAAGGCTGGAGTGGATATATTTGATGTGGATTTAGGCTGCTACGACAATTGGTGGCTTCCACATCCACCAGGACCAATGCCTCCAGGATGTTTCCTTTTGATTTCTAATATAGTTAAGGACTATTTTAATAAAAACAACATTAAGGCAAATACTGGACTTAATGTACCAATAGTTGCTGTAGGAAAATTAGGTTACCCAGATTTGTGCGAGAAAGCTTTAAGTGAAGAAAAATGCGATATGGTAATGCTTGGAAGGCCACTTCTAGCAGATCCATACTGGCCACAGAAAGCTTATATGGGAAAGGTGGATGAAATTAGGCCTTGTATTGGGGATCAAGAAGGATGTTTTAATGAATTTGTAGAAGGTGGACATCCACAGTGTGCTGTAAATCCTTGTACTGGCTTTGAAGATGTATTTTGTATAAATAAAATGCCTCTTTCAAGTAATCCTAAAAAGGTAGCAGTAATTGGGGCAGGCCCGGCTGGAGTAATGTGTGCATGTACCGCAGCTAAAAAAGGTCATAGTGTAACTTTGTTTGAAAAAGAAGATAAAATTGGAGGAATGCTTTTAAAAGGTGGAGTTCCTAAAATAAAATTTGATGTAAAAAATTATATTAAATATCTTCAAAAGCAAATAGAAATAATGCAGGGAAAAAACAATTTACAGCTTAATTTAGGAAATGAAGTTAAGGCAGAAGATTTAAAAGAAGCTGGTTTTGATGTAATTATTTGTGCACTAGGAACAAAACAAATTAAGTTAAACATTCCTGGCATAGATAAATCTAATGTGGTTTATGCAGTAGATTTACTGAAGAATCCATCAATAGCTGAAAATGCAAAGAAAGTTGTTGTTATAGGTGGAGGGGTTGTTGGCTGCGAAACTGCGTATTTTTTAAGAAGTGAAATGAATAAAGAAGTAAAGATTGTTGAAATGCTTCCTCAGTTTATGAAAGGCGTGTTTACAGCAAATAGAGGATTTTTAATTCACTATCTTGAAAAAATGCATGTAGATTTAATTAACCTTGCAAGGGTGAAATCTATTGATGAAAACAAAGTAACTATAATAAGAAATGTATCTAAAACTGTACCAGATCCTTATGTAACCTGGACACCAATACTTCCAGACAATATAAAAAATCCTTTTGAGAAAAAAATAAAGGTAGAAGAAAAGGAATTTATAATAGAGGCAGATCTTGTGGTTTTAGCTGCAGGTGTTAGACCTAATGATGATTTATACTATAAGTGTAAAGAAATAATGGCTTCAAAAGAAGTATACAATATTGGGGATTCAAGTTTTCCAGGAAGAGTTTTTGAAGCGGTAAAATCAGGCTATAGAGTAGGAAGAAATTTATAA
- a CDS encoding ABC transporter ATP-binding protein: protein MSILKVLKLRKYYGENENTVKALDDVDIEVEEGEFVSIVGTSGSGKSTLLHMLGGLDRPTKGDVFINNKNIFSMSDDELTVFRRRNIGFVFQSYNLVPILNVYENIVLPIELDGGRIDKKYIENIIKVLGLESKLNNMPNNLSGGQQQRVAIARALASKPSIILADEPTGNLDTKTSMEVIGLLKITSKNFNQTIVMITHNEEISQIADRIIRIEDGKIVGGALYEISK, encoded by the coding sequence ATGAGTATATTAAAAGTTTTAAAGTTAAGAAAGTATTATGGAGAAAACGAAAATACGGTAAAGGCTTTAGATGACGTTGACATAGAGGTTGAGGAAGGTGAATTTGTATCAATTGTAGGTACATCAGGAAGTGGTAAGAGTACTCTTTTGCATATGCTTGGAGGACTTGATAGGCCAACTAAGGGCGATGTATTTATAAATAATAAAAATATATTTTCCATGAGTGATGATGAACTTACAGTATTTAGACGAAGAAACATAGGCTTCGTATTTCAAAGTTATAACCTTGTACCTATCTTAAATGTTTATGAAAATATAGTCCTTCCCATTGAATTAGATGGGGGAAGAATTGATAAAAAGTATATAGAAAATATTATAAAAGTCTTAGGTCTTGAAAGCAAGCTTAATAATATGCCAAACAACCTTTCAGGAGGGCAGCAGCAGCGTGTTGCAATAGCAAGGGCATTGGCATCAAAACCAAGTATAATACTTGCAGATGAGCCTACAGGTAATTTGGACACTAAAACCAGCATGGAAGTTATAGGACTTTTAAAGATAACAAGTAAAAATTTTAACCAAACTATCGTTATGATAACTCATAATGAAGAAATTTCACAAATTGCAGACAGGATAATACGCATTGAGGATGGAAAGATTGTTGGAGGTGCCTTATATGAGATTTCGAAATAA
- a CDS encoding ABC transporter permease has translation MKNSFEQQTMRQVGGYAHGTYKYLTMDQVNKLKKHTSIKEYGYSIMVNSAENKELLKHYTEIRYATDSQAKMFYSSPTHGTMPEKENEIATDTAVLDLLKVKHNIGEKIKVQYFIDDNKISKEFVLSGFWENDKVMPASMMFVSRKYIDKNIGDRINKPHKSGDYVGTLNLDVMFNNSKNISQKMNKVITESGFSPNSIGYGVNWAYLSTNESKDPSVLFGLIGILLLIIFTGYLIIYNIFQISVIKDIRFYGLLKTIGTTSKQIKKLIKNQALILSSIGIPIGLSLGYIIGNILLPVIIKTTTVETSYISFNPIIFICSAVFSIVTVMISCRKPGKIAAKVSPIEASKYVDADIKIKKKRKSQRGGKIYNMARYNMFRSRKKLS, from the coding sequence ATGAAAAATTCATTTGAACAGCAGACTATGAGACAGGTCGGAGGATATGCTCATGGAACTTATAAATATTTAACAATGGATCAAGTTAATAAATTAAAAAAGCATACTTCAATAAAAGAATATGGATATTCTATTATGGTAAATTCGGCTGAAAATAAGGAACTTTTAAAACATTATACAGAGATTAGATATGCAACAGACTCACAGGCAAAAATGTTTTATTCAAGCCCCACACATGGCACAATGCCAGAAAAAGAAAATGAAATAGCAACGGATACTGCTGTTTTGGATTTATTAAAAGTTAAGCATAATATAGGAGAAAAAATAAAAGTACAATATTTTATTGATGATAATAAAATATCTAAAGAATTTGTTCTATCTGGTTTTTGGGAAAATGATAAGGTCATGCCGGCAAGCATGATGTTTGTATCTCGAAAATATATTGATAAAAATATAGGAGATAGAATAAATAAACCTCATAAATCTGGAGATTATGTAGGGACTTTGAATTTAGATGTTATGTTCAATAACAGCAAAAATATTTCACAAAAAATGAATAAGGTAATTACAGAAAGCGGTTTTTCACCTAATTCAATTGGATATGGAGTAAACTGGGCATACTTAAGCACAAATGAAAGTAAAGATCCGTCTGTTTTATTCGGATTAATAGGCATACTTTTGTTAATTATTTTCACTGGATACTTAATAATATATAACATTTTTCAGATATCTGTAATTAAGGATATAAGATTTTATGGACTTCTTAAAACTATTGGAACTACTTCTAAACAAATTAAAAAGCTTATAAAAAACCAAGCGCTTATTTTATCATCTATAGGAATTCCAATTGGACTTTCTTTAGGATATATAATAGGCAATATACTTTTACCGGTGATTATAAAAACAACTACTGTAGAGACAAGTTATATATCTTTTAATCCTATTATATTTATTTGTTCTGCAGTGTTTTCTATAGTTACAGTTATGATAAGCTGCAGAAAACCTGGTAAAATTGCAGCAAAAGTTTCTCCTATAGAAGCTTCTAAATATGTGGATGCTGATATTAAAATAAAAAAGAAAAGGAAATCTCAAAGAGGTGGCAAAATTTATAATATGGCGAGATATAATATGTTTAGAAGTAGAAAAAAACTATCTTGA
- a CDS encoding ABC transporter permease, which translates to MDKYIEREVACDFIAAHGNYFNVSKGFNSEDDVISEEMIDNINKCDGIKGAGRIYYKPSSCTINNEKNNLQLYGMDDFPLSKLKVVEGKIDLKKFKTGKYVIETLQSDDNGRVKTEDSPCKVGDKVTIKSDNSEAKEYTIMAKAELKYNMSVRYSLSNERKSAKSKNLLMAVQLCLPSSEFKNIVKKPMTMSYVFDADDKYTEKTEKFLNNYTEKIEPEMNYDSKKKYEDEFEKFEKMFILVGGVVSLIIGVIGILNFINSILTSIMSRRREFAMLQSIGMTNKQLCSMLIFEGAFYAVSSTIVSIVFGSVISLTIIKTIGKNLWFFCYKFILTPILTVTPILLLISISVPFVIYINVNKQTIVERLRTTE; encoded by the coding sequence ATGGATAAATATATAGAACGTGAAGTTGCTTGTGATTTTATAGCTGCTCATGGAAATTATTTTAATGTAAGTAAGGGATTTAATTCAGAAGATGATGTTATATCAGAAGAAATGATTGATAATATAAATAAATGTGATGGAATTAAAGGTGCTGGAAGAATTTATTATAAACCTTCAAGTTGTACAATTAATAATGAAAAAAATAATCTGCAGTTGTATGGCATGGATGATTTTCCTTTATCTAAATTGAAAGTAGTAGAAGGTAAAATAGATTTAAAAAAATTTAAAACGGGAAAATATGTTATCGAAACTTTACAATCAGATGATAATGGAAGAGTTAAGACTGAAGATAGTCCATGTAAAGTTGGCGATAAGGTCACTATAAAATCAGATAATAGTGAAGCAAAAGAATATACAATTATGGCAAAAGCAGAACTTAAATACAATATGTCCGTTAGATATTCATTAAGTAACGAGAGAAAATCAGCTAAATCTAAAAATCTATTAATGGCTGTACAGCTTTGTCTTCCATCAAGTGAATTTAAAAATATAGTAAAGAAACCTATGACAATGTCCTATGTATTTGATGCAGATGACAAGTATACAGAAAAAACAGAGAAGTTTTTAAATAACTATACTGAAAAAATAGAACCTGAAATGAATTATGATTCAAAGAAAAAATATGAAGATGAGTTTGAAAAATTTGAAAAGATGTTTATATTAGTAGGAGGAGTGGTAAGTCTTATTATTGGAGTTATAGGAATACTTAATTTTATAAATTCTATTCTTACAAGTATAATGTCTAGAAGAAGAGAATTTGCAATGCTTCAAAGTATAGGTATGACTAATAAACAGTTATGCAGTATGCTTATATTTGAAGGAGCTTTTTATGCTGTAAGTTCAACAATAGTTTCTATAGTATTTGGCAGTGTAATATCTTTAACTATTATCAAAACAATTGGGAAAAACCTGTGGTTCTTTTGTTATAAATTTATATTAACTCCAATTTTAACTGTAACTCCAATATTGCTTTTAATATCAATAAGTGTTCCATTTGTTATATATATAAATGTAAATAAGCAGACCATTGTTGAAAGGTTAAGGACTACTGAATAA
- a CDS encoding response regulator transcription factor, whose product MINILIIEDDMLLNRGIKYLLMKDGYSVISVYCYDEGYNEFKKNVIDLVLLDIKLIHKSGLKLCEEIRKISEVPVIFITANDTDEDVIKGFKSGCDDYISKPFSMEVLKQRVKAVLKRINKQDNHIFKYKDIAVDYNLMTLKKCGKIIKLTATEFKLIELLTKNRNQVIPRKMILDKLWDVNGNFVDENALSVNIRRLRQKIEDNSKEPKYIITVFGTGYTWGED is encoded by the coding sequence GTGATTAATATTTTAATTATTGAAGATGATATGCTTTTAAATAGGGGAATCAAATATTTATTAATGAAGGATGGTTATAGTGTCATAAGTGTCTATTGCTATGATGAAGGATATAATGAATTTAAGAAAAATGTTATTGATTTAGTACTGCTTGATATAAAACTAATACATAAAAGCGGACTTAAACTTTGTGAAGAAATTCGTAAAATATCAGAGGTACCTGTAATTTTTATAACAGCAAATGATACCGATGAAGATGTAATAAAAGGGTTTAAAAGCGGATGTGATGATTATATATCAAAACCATTTTCTATGGAAGTTTTGAAACAGAGAGTTAAAGCGGTATTGAAGAGAATAAATAAACAAGATAATCATATTTTTAAGTATAAGGATATAGCAGTTGATTATAATTTGATGACTTTAAAAAAATGCGGAAAAATAATAAAACTTACTGCAACTGAATTTAAACTCATAGAACTATTGACTAAAAATAGAAACCAAGTAATTCCGCGAAAAATGATATTAGATAAATTGTGGGATGTTAATGGTAACTTTGTAGATGAAAATGCATTGAGTGTAAACATACGTAGATTAAGACAAAAGATCGAAGATAATTCTAAAGAACCAAAATATATTATTACTGTATTTGGTACTGGATATACATGGGGTGAGGATTAG
- a CDS encoding sensor histidine kinase, which yields MNFEIKSILNFIMVVCCCILIDLYIWLKYKNIELFIVIAVFSVLIILLSIMLIYDLKKYMENLLGQLSDVISSIIDMNDNEVFSSLNDDMLSKLQSQVIKLTNILKSKNIRIKKERDEIQSLISDISHQLKTPLSNLKLYYDLLQEQSISKKDYEEFNFNMKTQIEKLNFLLESMIKMSRLETGIIKLNPNEVNLNDVCLTAIKQVYKKAKDKNSNIEFKIDKNIILNIDKNWTTEAVFNILDNAVKYTNKNGNIVVNISKYEMFARIDIVDNGMGINENEINDIFKRFYRGENSKNAEGVGIGLYLTREIIEKQNGYIKVKSKISQGSVFSVFLPC from the coding sequence GTGAACTTTGAGATTAAATCAATTTTAAATTTTATTATGGTAGTCTGCTGCTGCATTTTAATTGATTTATATATATGGCTTAAATATAAAAATATAGAGTTGTTTATTGTTATTGCTGTGTTTTCAGTTTTAATAATTTTGTTATCAATAATGCTTATATATGATTTGAAAAAGTATATGGAAAATTTACTAGGACAGCTTTCAGATGTAATTTCTTCTATTATAGATATGAATGATAATGAGGTTTTTTCTTCTTTAAATGATGATATGCTTTCAAAGCTTCAAAGTCAAGTAATTAAACTTACTAATATTCTAAAATCAAAAAATATAAGAATTAAAAAAGAAAGAGATGAGATACAATCATTAATCTCGGATATTTCACATCAGTTAAAAACTCCATTATCCAATTTAAAACTTTATTATGACCTTCTTCAAGAACAATCTATTTCTAAAAAAGATTATGAAGAGTTTAATTTTAATATGAAAACTCAAATTGAAAAATTGAACTTTTTACTTGAAAGTATGATTAAAATGTCGAGACTTGAAACTGGTATAATTAAACTTAATCCTAATGAAGTAAATTTAAATGATGTTTGCCTTACAGCAATAAAACAGGTATATAAAAAAGCTAAAGACAAAAATAGTAATATTGAATTTAAAATTGATAAAAATATAATTTTAAATATTGATAAAAATTGGACAACAGAAGCTGTTTTTAATATATTAGATAATGCTGTAAAATATACAAATAAAAATGGAAATATTGTGGTTAATATTTCAAAGTATGAAATGTTTGCAAGAATAGATATAGTCGATAATGGGATGGGGATAAATGAAAATGAAATAAATGATATTTTTAAAAGATTTTATAGAGGAGAAAATAGTAAGAATGCTGAAGGAGTAGGCATAGGACTATATCTTACAAGAGAAATTATAGAGAAGCAGAATGGATACATAAAAGTAAAATCAAAAATATCACAAGGCTCAGTTTTTTCAGTATTTTTGCCTTGCTAA
- a CDS encoding TetR/AcrR family transcriptional regulator, producing the protein MAARKAVENRENDILNAAIKIFSERGYNAARTCDIAKEAGVSEGTVFRYFKNKDELLHKVMIKLIEILGNKLITKRLTKIIKDNREKGEREVLKQILKDRIELFETHEDIFKVVITEIQYNKELRDTFVKNIIMKGKDVISIFIEEGIASDIFREIDVAIVIRSFIGMVSMYIIQNKVFPEIIQIDKEKQLDEMVDLILYGIKK; encoded by the coding sequence ATGGCAGCTAGAAAAGCAGTGGAAAATAGAGAAAATGATATTTTAAATGCAGCAATTAAAATATTTTCTGAAAGAGGATATAATGCTGCAAGAACTTGTGATATTGCAAAGGAGGCAGGTGTATCAGAGGGTACTGTATTTAGATATTTTAAGAATAAAGATGAACTGTTACATAAAGTAATGATAAAACTTATTGAAATCTTAGGAAATAAACTTATAACTAAAAGATTAACTAAAATAATAAAAGATAATCGTGAAAAAGGTGAAAGGGAAGTATTAAAACAAATTTTAAAAGACAGAATTGAATTATTTGAAACACATGAAGATATTTTTAAAGTTGTTATTACAGAAATTCAATATAATAAAGAGCTTAGAGATACATTTGTAAAAAACATTATCATGAAAGGAAAAGATGTAATATCAATATTTATAGAAGAAGGAATTGCTAGTGATATTTTTAGAGAAATTGATGTGGCTATAGTTATAAGATCTTTTATAGGTATGGTTTCTATGTATATAATTCAAAACAAGGTATTTCCAGAAATAATACAAATTGATAAGGAAAAGCAGCTAGATGAAATGGTTGATTTAATCTTATATGGAATAAAAAAATAA
- a CDS encoding HlyD family secretion protein, protein MRCKVYEKKKFILTIICLSFITLIGCTNNTEEKNKYTGTVECDSYYVTSEIGGILNKLMVQQGNSVENHQNIGEIDTKSYEIERDNAEGALKVAEAKYDSVKNIKDENIKKQAEGLVIQAKAAVNLAKLNISKCNVKSIKNGIVEQVLTHEGELVQPGTNIIKIMDINNKYIKIYLEESKRNKVKLQDELNIFYNGKKVGIGKVAYIAKKSEFTPKNTETKEEKEDTTFEVKLKFLEKNSFSPGTMLDVEIK, encoded by the coding sequence ATGAGGTGTAAGGTTTATGAAAAGAAAAAATTTATTCTCACTATTATTTGTCTAAGTTTTATTACTTTAATTGGATGTACAAATAACACTGAAGAAAAAAATAAATATACAGGCACAGTAGAATGTGATAGTTATTATGTTACATCAGAAATAGGAGGAATCCTTAACAAATTAATGGTTCAACAGGGAAACTCAGTTGAAAATCATCAAAACATAGGAGAAATTGATACTAAAAGCTATGAGATTGAAAGAGATAACGCAGAAGGAGCACTTAAAGTAGCAGAGGCAAAGTATGATAGTGTAAAAAATATTAAAGATGAAAATATAAAAAAACAGGCAGAAGGTTTGGTAATTCAAGCTAAAGCAGCGGTGAATTTAGCTAAATTAAATATTTCAAAATGTAATGTTAAGAGCATTAAAAATGGAATTGTAGAGCAGGTATTAACCCATGAAGGTGAGTTGGTACAGCCTGGTACTAATATTATAAAAATTATGGATATTAACAACAAATATATAAAGATTTATTTAGAGGAATCAAAAAGAAACAAAGTAAAACTTCAAGATGAACTAAATATATTTTATAATGGCAAAAAAGTAGGTATAGGAAAGGTGGCCTATATAGCTAAGAAATCGGAATTCACACCTAAAAATACTGAGACAAAAGAAGAAAAAGAAGATACAACTTTTGAAGTTAAACTAAAATTTTTAGAAAAAAATAGCTTTTCACCTGGTACAATGCTTGATGTAGAAATTAAGTAA
- a CDS encoding ABC transporter permease — protein MNFQRFISIVKKEFIQLKRDKASFGIAIIMPIVMILLFGYAVNTQLENISMSVLDMSNSKESRELVTSFRNTGYFNIVKKEKNIEEAKENIDKGKVHSSLIIPADFSRNLERREETKVELLIDGSDPTTARTAFSSGILAGESYGMKQTKNYSEKTYFTPKVGGIDVTTKVLYNPNLNNLNFTIPGLIGLIMQNITVLLTAFALVRERERGTIEQLAVSPLKSSEIILGKLIPYIFIGFFDFLFSLALGLVWFKVPIRGNLMLLLFLGAGFVICALAIGILISTISKTQLQAMQLSVLIILPSVLISGFVFPREAMPRAIQLLGNVLPLTYFLNILRGIITKGVGIQYLLQNVVLLLLLGMILLITSIVIFRKKPYNA, from the coding sequence GTGAATTTCCAAAGATTTATTTCAATTGTAAAAAAAGAATTTATACAACTTAAAAGAGATAAAGCAAGTTTTGGAATAGCTATTATTATGCCAATAGTTATGATTCTTCTTTTTGGATATGCGGTTAATACTCAGCTTGAAAATATATCAATGTCTGTACTTGATATGAGTAATTCTAAAGAAAGTAGAGAATTAGTTACTAGTTTTAGAAATACAGGATATTTTAATATAGTTAAAAAGGAGAAAAACATAGAAGAGGCTAAAGAAAATATAGATAAGGGGAAAGTACATTCCTCACTGATTATTCCAGCAGATTTTTCTAGAAACCTTGAGAGGAGAGAAGAAACAAAGGTAGAATTATTAATAGATGGTTCAGATCCAACTACAGCGAGAACTGCTTTTAGTAGTGGTATTTTAGCAGGAGAAAGTTACGGAATGAAACAAACAAAAAACTATAGTGAAAAGACATATTTTACACCAAAAGTTGGAGGCATAGATGTTACTACAAAGGTTTTATATAATCCAAATTTAAATAATCTTAATTTTACTATACCGGGATTAATAGGTCTTATAATGCAGAATATAACAGTATTATTAACGGCTTTTGCTCTTGTTAGAGAAAGGGAGAGGGGGACAATAGAACAACTTGCAGTTTCTCCATTAAAATCATCAGAAATAATATTAGGAAAACTTATACCATATATATTTATAGGATTTTTTGATTTTCTATTTTCTTTAGCTTTAGGACTTGTTTGGTTTAAGGTACCTATAAGAGGAAATTTAATGCTTTTATTATTTTTAGGTGCAGGATTTGTAATATGTGCTTTAGCTATAGGAATATTAATATCAACAATTTCTAAAACACAACTCCAAGCTATGCAGTTAAGTGTACTTATTATACTTCCAAGTGTTCTTATTTCAGGTTTTGTATTTCCAAGGGAGGCTATGCCAAGAGCAATACAATTATTAGGAAATGTACTTCCTTTAACTTATTTTTTAAATATATTACGAGGAATAATAACAAAAGGTGTAGGAATTCAATATTTATTACAAAATGTAGTTTTATTATTGTTACTTGGAATGATTCTTTTAATTACTAGTATAGTTATTTTTAGAAAGAAACCCTATAATGCATAA
- a CDS encoding MTH1187 family thiamine-binding protein → MNASVAIQVLPNVEGEELIRVVDEVIAYIKSTGLNMSVGPFETTIEGDYDELMEIVKKCHIICIESGAPSVMSYVKINYNPKGVWTIEKKIKKHHLDD, encoded by the coding sequence ATGAATGCAAGTGTAGCAATTCAAGTATTACCAAATGTTGAAGGGGAAGAACTTATTCGTGTTGTTGATGAGGTTATAGCCTATATTAAAAGTACAGGCTTAAACATGTCTGTGGGGCCTTTTGAAACCACAATTGAAGGGGACTATGATGAACTTATGGAGATTGTGAAAAAATGTCATATAATATGTATTGAAAGCGGAGCACCAAGTGTAATGTCTTATGTGAAGATTAATTACAATCCAAAGGGTGTGTGGACTATTGAGAAAAAAATAAAAAAACATCATTTAGATGATTAA
- the thiW gene encoding energy coupling factor transporter S component ThiW — translation MKKDTLKKQILTAILASMGYVLSTFVHFPRMAPFQHFINVIAAVFLGPIWGFLCALLTGLMRMALNGSTILAVIGAVVGAFLSGLLYRKYNKLIFAVIGEVIGTGVISAIISYPFMRAFYGLPKTSIFTYVPFFIPSSFMGAMLGYVLLKALEKSRNLSDLKSHLEN, via the coding sequence ATGAAAAAAGACACCTTAAAAAAACAAATACTCACAGCTATTTTAGCTAGTATGGGTTATGTATTAAGTACTTTTGTACATTTCCCAAGAATGGCACCTTTCCAGCATTTTATTAATGTTATAGCAGCAGTTTTTTTAGGACCAATTTGGGGATTTTTATGTGCTCTTTTAACTGGACTTATGAGAATGGCCTTAAACGGTTCTACAATTTTAGCGGTTATAGGAGCGGTAGTTGGAGCATTTTTATCAGGACTACTTTATAGAAAATATAATAAGCTTATTTTTGCAGTTATTGGGGAAGTTATTGGAACTGGAGTTATAAGTGCTATTATTTCTTACCCATTTATGAGGGCGTTTTATGGACTTCCAAAGACATCAATATTTACCTATGTTCCATTTTTTATACCATCTTCTTTTATGGGAGCAATGCTTGGATATGTATTATTAAAAGCACTAGAAAAATCAAGAAATCTTTCAGATTTAAAATCTCATTTAGAGAATTAA